Proteins from one Hydrogenivirga caldilitoris genomic window:
- a CDS encoding DUF2283 domain-containing protein, with protein MKVWYFPDTDTLYIELINVPSVESAEVMEGVVFDYDEKGKVVGIEIEHFTERFSGKPAEIPLTFTNFLA; from the coding sequence ATGAAGGTGTGGTATTTTCCTGACACTGACACGCTCTACATAGAGCTTATTAACGTGCCGAGCGTAGAGTCGGCAGAGGTTATGGAAGGTGTTGTTTTTGACTACGATGAAAAGGGAAAAGTGGTAGGCATAGAGATAGAACATTTCACGGAAAGGTTTAGCGGTAAGCCTGCGGAAATCCCACTTACCTTTACCAACTTCCTCGCCTAA
- a CDS encoding Fic family protein, giving the protein MRKRLIEELGGLPPLEEWLYLLKEETRNSIMIEGHFVSEEEMEAVLSGKGAITRDEEVALHYFKIALFVYGLAYENYKTGEFIFSESLIRQINKGVLGERGEYRKGEIRIAGARLRPPSPFHLEKWMKLYVDWVKENAGSGDFTDFLAKEHVLFESIHPFPDGNGRTGRVILNYLLISRGYPPVVIKGDEENRKRYIRALEVAEEPLVELFQKEPDRRELEKAMNEMNAELMKELIEEALIRSMDTILAPLLEKKRSITLMPSSEVASELGYSPDSIRELIRRGYFIAIKRGKSWFTHPSLDVRESKFPRLGLENLENPTEEDHESGEWFTPER; this is encoded by the coding sequence TTGAGGAAGAGACTGATAGAAGAACTCGGCGGTCTTCCTCCGCTTGAAGAGTGGCTCTATCTCCTCAAAGAAGAGACGAGGAACTCCATTATGATTGAGGGACATTTCGTATCGGAAGAGGAGATGGAAGCCGTCCTGTCAGGGAAAGGAGCAATAACAAGGGACGAAGAGGTAGCTCTGCACTACTTCAAAATCGCCCTGTTCGTTTACGGGCTTGCCTATGAGAACTACAAAACGGGGGAGTTCATCTTCTCGGAGTCCCTTATAAGGCAGATCAATAAGGGAGTTCTCGGGGAAAGAGGAGAATACCGCAAGGGAGAAATCAGAATAGCGGGAGCGAGGTTAAGACCGCCATCTCCATTTCATCTGGAGAAGTGGATGAAGCTCTACGTGGACTGGGTAAAGGAGAACGCAGGTTCCGGAGACTTCACGGACTTCCTTGCAAAGGAGCACGTCCTCTTTGAGAGCATACACCCGTTCCCAGATGGGAACGGACGGACGGGCAGGGTTATACTCAACTACCTTCTTATCTCCAGAGGCTACCCGCCGGTAGTCATAAAGGGAGACGAGGAAAACAGAAAGAGGTATATCAGGGCTCTTGAGGTTGCGGAAGAACCTCTTGTGGAGCTATTCCAGAAGGAGCCTGACAGGAGAGAACTTGAGAAAGCTATGAACGAGATGAACGCAGAGTTGATGAAAGAGCTTATTGAAGAGGCTCTTATCAGGAGTATGGATACGATACTTGCCCCTTTACTGGAGAAGAAACGGAGCATAACCCTTATGCCTTCTTCTGAGGTAGCTTCCGAGCTCGGCTATTCTCCCGACAGTATCCGTGAGCTTATAAGGAGAGGCTACTTTATAGCTATCAAGAGGGGCAAGAGCTGGTTCACTCACCCTTCTCTTGATGTCAGGGAAAGCAAGTTTCCCCGACTAGGACTTGAAAACCTTGAAAATCCAACAGAAGAAGACCACGAGAGCGGAGAGTGGTTTACACCGGAAAGGTAA
- a CDS encoding helix-turn-helix domain-containing protein, whose amino-acid sequence MSGVLTVKDVAQMLGVTEQQVRRLTYKGKLPGRKWGKKIIFLKEELDEYFRSLPFVNPMVDKLK is encoded by the coding sequence ATGAGCGGGGTTTTGACCGTCAAAGACGTCGCTCAGATGCTCGGAGTGACAGAACAGCAGGTAAGGAGACTGACGTATAAGGGAAAACTGCCGGGAAGAAAGTGGGGAAAGAAGATCATCTTCCTCAAGGAAGAACTGGATGAATACTTCAGGAGTTTGCCTTTTGTAAATCCTATGGTAGACAAGCTAAAATAG
- a CDS encoding tyrosine-type recombinase/integrase produces MPRGEGYLRKRGKNWYFEFMYQGKRYYVKIGNVAKTVAREIANEIRAQVIRGEWIPPKEKNTTFKEVARKYLEWYETRSHARKKAKDIHRYRVEKLVEYFGDYQLQRISYFTVEHYKKKRLQNGVGKDTINKELTVLKSIFNRAKELGLFSGDLPKIEKFRDVENERLRYLTPEEAKKLIDTCPEWLKPAVIFALNTGLRAGEIFSLKWDQVDFKNRKIYIEPTNTKTKKIYKIPMNKTVYELLMKLKEEQKEGGIDHGYVFINSKGEPYSAEWNGYRRAFQTACRKAGIKNFRFHDLRHTFASWVAMKSKDIYAVQKLLHHSDLSMTKRYAHLTDEYLQEVVDSIDFGSISSTG; encoded by the coding sequence ATGCCGAGGGGAGAGGGCTATCTCAGGAAGAGAGGAAAGAACTGGTATTTCGAGTTCATGTATCAGGGTAAACGATACTATGTCAAGATAGGGAATGTCGCTAAGACCGTTGCACGAGAAATCGCTAACGAGATAAGAGCTCAGGTAATCCGGGGAGAGTGGATACCACCGAAAGAGAAAAACACTACCTTCAAGGAGGTAGCGAGAAAATACCTCGAATGGTATGAAACCCGCTCACACGCAAGGAAAAAGGCAAAGGACATACACAGATACAGAGTAGAGAAGCTCGTGGAGTACTTCGGGGACTATCAGCTCCAGAGGATTTCATATTTCACGGTAGAGCACTACAAGAAGAAGAGACTACAGAATGGAGTAGGTAAAGACACGATAAACAAAGAACTGACCGTTCTCAAAAGTATCTTCAACAGAGCCAAAGAGCTGGGCTTGTTTTCCGGAGACCTGCCGAAGATAGAGAAGTTCAGGGATGTTGAGAATGAAAGGCTCAGGTATCTCACTCCCGAAGAGGCTAAGAAGCTGATAGATACCTGCCCCGAATGGCTCAAACCAGCAGTAATATTTGCTCTTAATACGGGACTGAGAGCGGGAGAGATATTCTCCCTCAAGTGGGATCAGGTAGACTTCAAGAACAGGAAGATCTACATAGAGCCAACAAACACAAAGACAAAGAAGATCTACAAGATACCGATGAACAAAACTGTGTATGAATTACTGATGAAGCTAAAGGAAGAGCAAAAGGAAGGAGGGATAGACCACGGGTATGTTTTCATCAACTCGAAGGGGGAGCCGTATAGTGCAGAATGGAACGGATACAGGAGAGCCTTTCAAACAGCTTGCCGAAAGGCAGGTATAAAGAACTTCCGATTTCATGACCTCAGGCACACTTTTGCTTCTTGGGTAGCGATGAAATCAAAGGACATATATGCAGTTCAGAAACTCCTCCACCACTCAGACCTTTCCATGACAAAGAGATATGCCCATCTGACAGATGAATACCTTCAAGAAGTAGTGGACAGTATCGACTTCGGCAGTATTTCGTCAACGGGATAG
- a CDS encoding AAA family ATPase, which translates to MISENLFSARSLEYLETAKEIARQQGDTKVDTDHLLIALLSDESSPLAKFLEKRGVERKEFLKRIREHLGNLWEQIEKAVEQEAKHLINLRSQIMQVKSDIGGVQTELQRIRQAKDRLQRELEQARRYRDYWTLESLELELRRLNSLEQNYRRQLEGVERSLTSVFKSEDVRAFLDNRLSIDGLIRKAIEDSSLIQQVKEIGISPDRVIDRIAERVFGKKPSFDYSTYLIRVLEDAQNRAVSEGETQVQPSHIGASLVEAKDTIGGRLINQVLGGEKEMKDVGQELKEEEKSPLERFGVNLTQLAKEGKLDPVIGREREINQLIEVLLRRTKNNPVLVGDPGVGKTAIVEGLAQRIVNKEVPTELQDKEIWAVDMATLLAGSKYRGEFEERMKALLDEVKEKGNVILFIDEIHTIVGAGKAEGAVDAGNIMKPALARGEIRVIGATTVDEYRKYIEKDPALERRFQPIYVDEPSEEETLEILKGLRPKLEQHHKVKISDEAIEAAVKLTRRYVTFRKLPDKAIDALDQASARKKLSVISVPPEIQEIERKLKALEEEIVKANLEGNYEREAQLKVQKVQLEKERQLLMEKLGSVDVKAKELKRRIDELDKEIIKASEKGDYEREAQLKIEKVNLEKELKALESQKAEELVVTWDDVAQVVSEWTGIPVTRLKEEEMEKLLKLEEELHRRVVDQEHAVKAVAEAVRRARAGLKDPKRPIASFLFLGPTGVGKTELSKALAELLFGEEDALIRLDMSEFKEEHSVAKLIGAPPGYVGYEEGGKLTEAVRRKPYSVILLDEIEKAHPRVFDLFLQVLDDGRLTDSHGRTVDFRNTVIIMTSNIGSQYLLNIPVDANEDVVQREFEKAKDKVLEELKVFFRPEFLNRVDEVIVFKPLTMRELSQIIDLLVANVNRRLRERDIEIELTHEAKNELVARGYDPAFGARPLKRTIQRYIETPLADKIIRGEVKDGMKIVVDFKDGDFQFIPKEAYQPATAPSGDSKGGEDS; encoded by the coding sequence ATGATAAGCGAAAATCTGTTCTCGGCACGTTCCCTTGAGTATCTGGAAACGGCAAAGGAGATAGCCCGTCAGCAGGGTGACACGAAAGTGGATACAGACCACCTCCTGATAGCCCTATTGTCAGATGAGAGTTCTCCCCTTGCCAAGTTCCTTGAAAAGAGAGGGGTTGAAAGGAAGGAGTTTCTTAAAAGGATAAGGGAACACCTTGGCAACCTGTGGGAACAGATTGAAAAGGCAGTTGAACAGGAAGCGAAACACCTCATAAACCTCCGCTCCCAGATAATGCAGGTAAAGTCAGACATAGGTGGGGTTCAGACGGAACTTCAGCGGATAAGACAGGCAAAGGACAGGCTTCAGAGGGAGCTGGAACAGGCACGCAGGTACAGGGATTACTGGACATTGGAAAGTCTTGAGCTTGAACTCAGAAGACTCAACTCTCTGGAGCAAAATTACCGCAGACAGCTGGAGGGTGTTGAAAGGAGTTTAACCTCGGTATTCAAGTCAGAGGACGTGAGAGCTTTCCTTGACAACAGGCTTTCAATAGACGGACTCATAAGAAAGGCTATAGAGGATTCTTCCCTAATTCAACAGGTAAAGGAGATAGGGATATCGCCCGACAGGGTTATTGACAGGATAGCGGAAAGAGTATTTGGGAAGAAACCAAGCTTTGATTACAGCACCTACTTGATAAGAGTTCTTGAGGACGCCCAGAACAGGGCTGTCAGTGAGGGAGAAACCCAGGTGCAACCCTCCCATATAGGTGCCTCTCTGGTTGAGGCAAAGGATACAATCGGAGGTAGATTAATAAATCAGGTATTAGGAGGTGAAAAAGAGATGAAAGATGTAGGACAGGAGCTGAAAGAAGAGGAGAAATCTCCCCTTGAGAGGTTCGGCGTGAATCTGACCCAGCTTGCAAAGGAAGGTAAGCTTGACCCTGTGATAGGAAGGGAGAGGGAGATAAACCAGCTGATTGAGGTACTTCTGAGGAGAACAAAGAATAACCCTGTCTTGGTGGGAGACCCAGGAGTTGGTAAGACAGCGATAGTTGAAGGCTTAGCTCAGAGAATCGTAAACAAGGAAGTTCCAACGGAGCTTCAGGACAAGGAGATATGGGCAGTTGATATGGCGACACTACTTGCCGGTTCCAAGTACAGAGGTGAATTTGAGGAAAGGATGAAAGCCCTCCTTGATGAAGTGAAGGAAAAGGGTAACGTAATACTCTTTATAGATGAAATACACACTATAGTTGGTGCGGGAAAGGCTGAAGGTGCCGTTGATGCCGGTAATATAATGAAACCGGCTCTCGCGAGGGGTGAGATAAGGGTTATAGGTGCTACAACCGTTGATGAATATAGAAAATACATAGAGAAAGATCCTGCCCTTGAGAGGAGGTTTCAACCCATATACGTTGACGAGCCTTCGGAGGAGGAGACCTTAGAGATACTCAAGGGGTTGAGACCAAAACTTGAGCAGCACCATAAGGTGAAAATATCTGACGAGGCTATAGAGGCTGCGGTAAAACTCACAAGGAGATATGTGACCTTCAGGAAGCTTCCCGACAAGGCTATAGACGCGCTGGACCAGGCTTCCGCACGAAAGAAACTTTCGGTTATATCCGTACCTCCTGAGATACAAGAAATTGAGAGGAAGCTAAAAGCTCTAGAAGAGGAGATAGTGAAGGCAAACCTTGAAGGTAACTACGAGAGGGAAGCCCAGCTCAAAGTTCAGAAGGTTCAGCTTGAGAAGGAAAGACAGCTCCTCATGGAAAAGCTCGGTAGTGTAGACGTTAAGGCTAAAGAGCTAAAAAGGAGGATAGACGAGCTTGATAAAGAAATCATTAAAGCCTCTGAAAAGGGAGATTATGAGAGGGAAGCCCAGCTTAAGATAGAGAAGGTAAACCTTGAAAAGGAGCTGAAAGCCCTTGAATCCCAGAAAGCTGAGGAGCTCGTTGTCACATGGGATGATGTGGCACAGGTTGTCTCCGAATGGACAGGGATACCAGTTACAAGACTGAAAGAGGAGGAGATGGAAAAACTCCTTAAACTTGAAGAAGAGCTGCACAGGAGGGTTGTTGATCAAGAGCATGCTGTAAAGGCAGTAGCCGAGGCGGTGAGGAGAGCCAGGGCTGGTCTGAAAGACCCCAAAAGACCGATAGCCAGCTTTCTCTTCCTTGGACCAACCGGTGTAGGTAAAACAGAGCTTTCAAAGGCACTAGCAGAACTCCTCTTTGGTGAAGAGGATGCCCTTATAAGGCTGGATATGTCCGAATTTAAGGAAGAGCATTCCGTTGCTAAGTTAATAGGCGCACCTCCAGGATACGTGGGATATGAAGAGGGTGGAAAGCTTACCGAGGCGGTTAGAAGAAAACCTTACTCGGTCATACTTCTTGATGAGATTGAGAAAGCTCACCCAAGGGTATTTGACCTATTCCTTCAAGTTCTTGATGACGGAAGGCTCACAGATTCCCATGGAAGGACCGTTGACTTCAGAAACACGGTTATCATAATGACTTCAAATATAGGTAGCCAGTACCTACTTAACATACCCGTTGACGCCAACGAAGATGTAGTTCAAAGGGAGTTTGAAAAGGCTAAGGATAAAGTTCTTGAAGAGCTCAAGGTCTTCTTCAGACCTGAATTCCTTAACAGGGTTGATGAGGTGATAGTCTTCAAACCTCTCACGATGAGGGAGCTATCTCAGATTATTGACCTCTTGGTTGCCAACGTAAACCGCAGACTCAGAGAAAGAGATATAGAGATTGAGCTGACCCATGAGGCTAAAAACGAGCTCGTTGCACGGGGTTATGACCCTGCCTTTGGTGCAAGACCTCTAAAGAGAACTATACAGAGGTACATTGAAACACCTTTAGCTGACAAGATAATCAGGGGTGAAGTTAAGGATGGAATGAAGATAGTGGTTGACTTTAAAGACGGAGACTTCCAATTCATACCCAAAGAAGCTTATCAGCCGGCTACAGCCCCAAGCGGTGACAGCAAAGGGGGAGAGGATTCTTAA
- a CDS encoding GGDEF domain-containing protein encodes MRGRLVLKTGALLLALFILTVGIVAFFFRKSVIEGSEEEAMTIAELVRDTLTSYMVLNVIDRKDLLLEQIKDTRGLEYIRILRGEAVKRQFGNGMEKENPADPIEREVINTGKVKKVLLEDKDKVIYRLVIPYVASSSGQVNCLQCHRVKEGEVLGAISLAVDLTGKKNEAFTMLGLYTVTAGGIFVFLFLVIVKHFDPYRRLFEDMKKVLGNFKEGNFKSRLETDLRDEAGELAQFINMVGEQLNFILTNIREKVSMLIGYNVMETENALKDTEKIVEELVKISHFKRTIEQDIRKAEIYERLETILGDYMSLDKFSIYEVDERRNAMRPIAVQGESMWCSEVILENANECRAKRTGHDVDSQEFPCICPRFAHNELCSTHGIQYYCIPVNIGGKVGSVVQIVYEKDMDMFVRMLIPYIKGYLQEASPVLESKSLMELLQQQSYVDQLTGLYNRRFLEEIVDKLSAQIKRRGTILGILMVDIDYFKQVNDKYGHDVGDRVLKEIAQTIKNNVREADYVIRFGGEEIMVLLVDSQEGAAERVAEKIRQAVENRPIEVSGGVLKKTVSIGVSEFPKDCEGKFWQCVKFADVALYKAKEGGRNRVVRFTHDMWSGEEY; translated from the coding sequence ATGAGGGGACGTCTGGTACTGAAGACGGGGGCTTTGCTTTTAGCTCTCTTTATACTCACGGTAGGTATAGTGGCTTTCTTCTTCAGAAAGAGCGTAATAGAAGGCTCTGAAGAGGAAGCCATGACTATAGCGGAGCTTGTGAGAGACACTTTAACCTCCTATATGGTTCTTAACGTTATAGACAGGAAAGACCTGCTCCTTGAACAGATAAAGGATACCAGAGGTCTTGAGTATATAAGGATACTGAGAGGTGAGGCGGTCAAGAGGCAGTTCGGTAACGGTATGGAGAAGGAAAATCCTGCGGACCCTATTGAAAGGGAGGTTATTAATACCGGTAAGGTTAAGAAGGTCCTGCTTGAGGATAAGGACAAGGTCATATACAGGCTGGTGATACCTTACGTAGCCTCCTCATCGGGGCAGGTGAACTGTCTTCAGTGTCATAGGGTAAAAGAGGGGGAAGTTCTCGGCGCTATCAGCCTTGCCGTGGACTTAACTGGGAAGAAGAATGAAGCCTTCACTATGCTGGGACTTTACACGGTAACCGCCGGAGGCATATTCGTATTCCTCTTCCTGGTCATAGTAAAGCACTTTGACCCCTACAGAAGGCTCTTTGAGGATATGAAGAAGGTTCTGGGCAATTTCAAAGAGGGAAACTTTAAAAGCAGGCTTGAAACGGACCTGAGGGACGAGGCTGGGGAACTTGCCCAGTTTATAAACATGGTCGGTGAGCAGCTGAACTTCATACTCACGAACATCAGGGAGAAAGTTTCAATGCTCATAGGCTACAACGTTATGGAAACGGAGAACGCCCTCAAGGACACGGAGAAGATAGTTGAAGAGTTGGTAAAGATATCCCATTTCAAGAGGACTATAGAGCAGGATATAAGGAAGGCTGAGATATACGAAAGGCTTGAGACGATACTCGGAGACTACATGAGCCTGGACAAATTTTCAATTTACGAAGTTGACGAACGCAGGAATGCGATGCGCCCGATTGCGGTTCAGGGTGAGAGTATGTGGTGCTCTGAGGTGATTCTGGAAAATGCTAACGAGTGCAGGGCTAAGAGAACAGGACACGATGTGGACTCCCAGGAGTTCCCGTGTATATGTCCGAGATTCGCCCATAACGAGCTGTGTTCAACTCATGGAATCCAGTACTACTGCATACCCGTAAACATAGGTGGAAAGGTAGGTAGCGTAGTCCAGATAGTTTACGAGAAAGACATGGACATGTTCGTAAGGATGCTTATACCCTACATTAAAGGGTATCTCCAGGAAGCTTCCCCCGTTTTAGAGTCTAAGAGCCTTATGGAGCTGCTCCAGCAACAGTCCTACGTGGACCAGCTTACAGGGCTATACAACCGTAGATTCCTTGAGGAGATCGTGGATAAACTATCCGCCCAGATAAAGAGGAGGGGGACTATCCTTGGAATCCTCATGGTAGATATAGACTACTTTAAACAGGTCAACGACAAGTACGGACACGATGTAGGTGACAGGGTTCTAAAAGAGATAGCCCAGACTATAAAAAATAACGTCAGGGAAGCGGACTATGTGATAAGGTTTGGCGGGGAAGAGATAATGGTCCTCCTTGTGGATTCTCAAGAAGGAGCTGCTGAGCGGGTAGCGGAGAAGATAAGACAGGCGGTTGAGAACAGACCTATAGAGGTATCTGGGGGAGTTTTAAAGAAGACAGTGAGTATAGGAGTTTCGGAGTTTCCCAAGGACTGTGAAGGAAAGTTCTGGCAGTGTGTTAAGTTCGCAGATGTAGCCCTTTACAAGGCAAAGGAAGGCGGGAGGAACAGGGTGGTCAGGTTCACACACGATATGTGGAGCGGGGAGGAGTATTAA
- the resB gene encoding cytochrome c biogenesis protein ResB yields MKLSVMVSFIQSFGFFVATLILFAGVVIYGLFHLEEPNLVYWSIFGASALLFVTGLGVTLFRGFKDLIKDYRKHGNLFGFVYDLFASLKLAIFIMLLLGILSMLGSTYIQQLQPFEAYLDKFGPTKAVWFWKLWLNDVFHSWYYITLIVLLAVNLIVCSIKRLPRIWRQTFGSERVIKLDERAEKHLKPISVRIKDPKDIINLLVSKGFRVFKEEEGNRVYLFAEKGKYSRLGVYIVHIALLVIMAGALIDAIFGVRGFLPVPEGETSNIMLVGADDKRVKLPFAIHLKEFKIITYGDEAQEKGIRVAEAFKDAIASYRSKVEIINSGEKVAEGTVEVNEPFVFRSYRIFQASYGLTGGVREMGVVVVDKDKAQKDVREAIVGRFTVGSGKVTEFKDMLISVEKVVLNINNPQAGMQGQLAPAVVLKVLWKRKAYNIPVVYDPQITVMVYSEIKELEDFPYVFFMDGFSPQFYSGFQVSFHPGTNVIWLGSIVLVLGMMVAFYTVHRKVWVRIEGDTAKIAFYSHKFREEFRKSFLRELEEVHAHGQTAGGSAD; encoded by the coding sequence ATGAAACTCAGCGTCATGGTTTCATTTATTCAATCCTTCGGCTTTTTCGTTGCCACCCTCATACTGTTTGCAGGAGTGGTCATATACGGGCTCTTTCACCTTGAGGAGCCAAACCTTGTATACTGGAGCATCTTTGGTGCGTCAGCCCTCTTGTTTGTAACAGGACTTGGAGTCACCCTGTTCAGAGGTTTTAAGGACCTCATAAAGGATTACAGGAAGCATGGAAACCTGTTTGGGTTTGTATATGACCTCTTTGCCTCTTTGAAACTCGCCATATTCATAATGCTTCTGCTCGGTATACTTTCAATGCTTGGCTCCACATATATTCAGCAGCTCCAGCCCTTTGAAGCTTACCTTGACAAGTTCGGACCCACAAAAGCCGTTTGGTTTTGGAAGCTGTGGTTGAACGATGTTTTCCACTCATGGTATTACATAACCCTCATAGTCCTGCTCGCCGTCAATCTAATAGTGTGCTCAATAAAGAGGCTACCAAGAATCTGGAGGCAGACCTTCGGCAGCGAAAGAGTCATCAAGCTTGACGAGAGAGCGGAAAAGCACCTTAAACCCATATCGGTCAGGATAAAGGACCCTAAGGATATTATCAACCTTCTGGTAAGTAAGGGCTTCAGGGTTTTTAAGGAGGAAGAAGGGAACAGGGTGTATCTCTTTGCGGAGAAGGGGAAGTATTCAAGACTCGGAGTATACATAGTTCACATAGCCCTTCTGGTGATAATGGCTGGTGCCTTGATAGACGCCATTTTTGGTGTGAGGGGTTTCCTTCCTGTACCTGAAGGAGAAACATCAAACATAATGCTGGTGGGTGCGGACGATAAGAGGGTCAAGCTACCCTTTGCAATTCATTTGAAGGAGTTCAAGATAATAACTTACGGAGATGAGGCTCAGGAGAAGGGGATAAGGGTAGCCGAAGCTTTTAAAGATGCCATAGCCTCTTACAGGAGTAAGGTAGAGATAATAAATTCGGGAGAGAAGGTCGCAGAGGGCACCGTGGAGGTGAACGAGCCTTTCGTATTCAGAAGCTATAGAATTTTTCAAGCTTCCTACGGGCTTACAGGCGGTGTTAGGGAGATGGGAGTGGTAGTTGTTGATAAGGATAAAGCTCAGAAGGATGTGAGGGAAGCCATAGTTGGGAGGTTTACCGTTGGAAGCGGTAAGGTGACCGAGTTTAAAGACATGCTTATATCAGTTGAGAAGGTGGTTCTGAACATAAACAATCCCCAGGCAGGTATGCAGGGGCAGTTAGCGCCGGCAGTGGTTCTCAAAGTCCTCTGGAAGAGGAAGGCTTACAATATACCTGTGGTTTACGACCCACAGATAACCGTCATGGTTTACTCAGAGATAAAGGAGCTTGAGGATTTCCCCTACGTTTTCTTCATGGATGGTTTTTCTCCTCAATTCTACTCCGGGTTCCAGGTCTCCTTCCATCCTGGAACCAACGTAATATGGCTTGGCTCAATAGTGCTGGTGCTTGGTATGATGGTTGCCTTCTATACGGTTCACAGAAAGGTATGGGTAAGAATTGAAGGGGACACAGCTAAGATAGCTTTTTACTCCCACAAATTCAGGGAGGAATTTAGAAAGAGCTTCTTAAGGGAGCTTGAAGAGGTTCACGCCCATGGTCAAACCGCCGGCGGTAGTGCCGATTAA
- a CDS encoding septation protein SpoVG family protein, with amino-acid sequence MVKVEVIKFYPFELPGKRGGLVGYADVKIGELIVIKTVKLMKNRYGGYYVQMPSVQLGDRSYEVVEVISKELLEEIRRKVREIYEERFKI; translated from the coding sequence GTGGTTAAGGTTGAAGTTATCAAGTTCTACCCCTTTGAACTTCCCGGAAAGAGAGGCGGTCTTGTGGGCTACGCAGACGTGAAGATAGGAGAGCTTATAGTCATTAAGACCGTCAAACTGATGAAGAACCGCTACGGGGGTTATTACGTCCAGATGCCCAGCGTTCAGCTGGGAGATAGAAGCTACGAAGTTGTAGAGGTCATCTCCAAAGAACTCCTTGAGGAGATAAGGAGAAAAGTCAGGGAAATTTACGAGGAAAGGTTTAAAATATGA
- the ftsY gene encoding signal recognition particle-docking protein FtsY encodes MVKADIGVKTAVALVEDLRRIALRKNIKTSEELKEVTKEKVKELLKGCEGTLNIPEDKKPAVILFLGVNGSGKTTTIGKLAYKFTSEGKKVMLVAADTFRAAAIEQLEVWAKRSGADITKKHEGADPAAVVYEGVERAIKEGHDITLIDTAGRLHTKEPLINELRKVKKVIQKLLPEEPTETLLVLDATIGQNSIQQAKVFKEAVDISGIVVTKLDGSAKGGAVIAICRELKIPIKLIGVGESIEDLQQFSTEEYVEALFD; translated from the coding sequence CTGGTTAAGGCTGATATAGGTGTTAAAACGGCTGTCGCTCTCGTTGAAGACCTGAGGAGGATAGCTTTAAGGAAGAATATAAAAACTTCTGAGGAGCTCAAAGAGGTTACCAAGGAGAAAGTCAAGGAACTCCTTAAAGGGTGCGAAGGAACTCTGAATATCCCGGAGGATAAGAAACCCGCTGTAATTCTGTTCTTAGGTGTAAACGGTTCTGGGAAAACCACAACCATAGGGAAGCTTGCCTACAAGTTTACAAGCGAGGGGAAGAAGGTAATGCTTGTTGCCGCTGATACTTTCAGGGCTGCCGCCATAGAGCAGTTAGAGGTTTGGGCTAAAAGGTCTGGAGCGGACATAACTAAGAAACATGAGGGGGCTGACCCTGCTGCGGTGGTCTATGAAGGGGTGGAAAGAGCCATCAAGGAAGGACACGACATAACTCTTATAGATACAGCCGGCAGACTCCACACCAAGGAGCCCCTTATAAACGAGCTCAGAAAGGTGAAGAAGGTTATTCAGAAACTCCTTCCTGAAGAGCCGACGGAAACCTTGCTGGTCTTAGACGCCACCATAGGGCAGAACTCTATCCAGCAGGCTAAGGTGTTTAAGGAGGCTGTGGACATAAGCGGTATAGTTGTAACCAAACTTGACGGTTCAGCCAAAGGTGGTGCGGTCATAGCCATATGCAGGGAGCTGAAAATTCCTATAAAACTTATAGGCGTCGGAGAGAGTATAGAGGACCTTCAGCAGTTCAGCACCGAAGAGTACGTTGAAGCTCTATTTGACTAA